The proteins below come from a single Brachyhypopomus gauderio isolate BG-103 unplaced genomic scaffold, BGAUD_0.2 sc45, whole genome shotgun sequence genomic window:
- the LOC143486768 gene encoding uncharacterized protein LOC143486768 isoform X1 yields the protein MPGYATRHKKADRPSKRHHRSSSSPPRRKAPPTRAQFMQDPECSYQLASARRLEEREPELAESLRQGAVRIWRERHSPPSRVLSPLRVGSCVFGATESTPESEFGEEDSEDEEQEDAEEAYPPSLYDASTVDYGGEGEESYPPSEDSASTVDYGEGEEEEAYPPSEDSASTVDYGREEAESEEESEDEDYLPPPVCPSRTAEKGEEDEGSYTMEEEESPPPSEMSAETVRGKRKPSSARSGDSAMDCSRGGSPEQSMEMETEGDHPHGPFGQSASRDAPGGYASHGAPGTSVRRAAPGTSARRAAPGTSARRAAPGKSASHAAPGASANRAAPGGGFAARAGGAPPTAAPAAPVAPGLAPLIAFLLARSLAPLSCVSVPVFVSLPICVPNPFFPLVPLCVNVPVCVFVSVPLCLSNVFSPVFPGRVF from the coding sequence atgccaggctacgccacccggcaTAAGAAGGCAGATCGCCCCAGCAAacggcaccaccgctcttcttcctctcccccgcgccgcaaAGCCCCACCGACTCGGGCACAGTTCATGCAGGACCCCGAGTGCTCGTAccagctggcctcagcccggCGGCTAGAGGAGAGGGAACCCGAGCTGGCAGAGTCCCTCCGCCAGGGCGCGGTACggatttggagggagcgacactcccctccatcccgcgtcctctcgcctctgagggtgggctcctgCGTATTCGGtgctaccgagtccaccccagagagcgagtttggggaggaagACTCCGAGGATGAGGAGCAAGAGGACGCGGAAGAGGCCtaccctccctctctgtatgatgcctccaccgttgactatggtggggaaggggaggaatcgtaccctccgtcagaggactccgcctccaccgtggactacggtgaaggggaggaggaagaggcgtaccctccgtcggaggactccgcctccaccgtggactacggtagggaggaggcggagtcggaggaggaatcggaggacgaggattacctccctccgcctgtgTGCCCCTCTCGCACCGCAGAGAAGGGTGAGGAAGACGAGGGCTCCTATACCatggaggaagaagagagccctcccccctcagagaTGTCTGCGGAGACCGTGAGAGGGAAGCGGAAACCCTCTTCCGCTCGCTCCGGCGACAGtgctatggactgctcccggggtggcagcccggagcagtccatggaaaTGGAGACCGAAGGGGACCACCCACACGGCCCGTTCGGCCAGTCCGCCAGCCGTGATGCACCAGGCGGGTACGCCAGCCACGGCGCGCCAGGCACGTCAGTCCGCCGCGCTgctcctggcacgtcagcccgccgcgctgctcctggcacgtcagcccgccgcgctgctcctggcaagtccgccagccacgcggcacctggcgcgtcggccaaccgcgctgcgcccggtggaggatttgcagcaagggcaggaggagcacctcccaccgcagcgcctgcagcacctgtGGCTCCCGGTCTCGCTCCCCTAATCGCtttcctcctggcgcgcagcctggcgccactgtcatgtgtgtctgtcccagtgtttgtgagtTTGCCCATATGTGTACCAAACCCCTTCTTCCCTCTTGTTCCTCTGTGCGtgaatgtacctgtgtgtgtattcgtgtctgttccattgtgtttgtctaacgtcttttcccctgtattcccagggagggtgttctag
- the LOC143486770 gene encoding polymeric immunoglobulin receptor-like isoform X3 — protein sequence MLVCVFLLYCGLQVTAGCTRMDSQEFFVSGSPGESVLLSCRCPDNHDVIKWTVGSSLQSTGRTVVSNEAGRYRGRVSIFDQTPSSNFSLLISNLSEEDTGMYWCGESTYVKLNVRGCSLSENKQHVEVSRSPGESVFLSCSCTHLNERWRGEWRVEWRSPHHEDLHSTQLSPRYSGRVQRFNEGSPENLSLLISDLTEEDSGLYSCWINHNQHRNFSLTVTV from the exons atgctggtgtgtgtgtttctcctctaCTGTGGACTACAGGTGACTGCAG GTTGCACCAGGATGGATTCTCAAGAATTCTTTGTCAGTGGTTCTCCAGGAGAGTCTGTACTGCTGTCCTGCCGTTGTCCAGACAACCATGACGTCATCAAATGGACCGTTGGATCTTCACTTCAGTCTACAGGTCGCACTGTGGTGTCTAATGAGGCAGGACGCTACAGGGGCAGAGTCTCCATATTTGATCAAACACCCTCCAGTAACTTCTCTCTGCTCATCTCAAACCTCAGTGAAGAAGACACAGGAATGTACTGGTGTGGAGAGTCTACCTATGTCAAACTAAACGTTAGAG gctgCAGTCTGTCAGAGAATAAGCAGCATGTTGAGGTCAGTAGATCTCCAGGAGagtctgtgttcctgtcctgCTCCTGCACTCATCTGAATGAaaggtggagaggagagtggagagTGGAGTGGAGATCACCACACCATGAAGATCTCCACTCTACTCAACTCAGTCCCCGCTACAGTGGCAGAGTTCAGAGGTTTAATGAGGGATCTCCAGAAAATCTCTCTCTGCTGATCTCAGACCTGACTGAAGAGGATAGTGGATTATATTCATGCTGGATTAATCACAATCAACACAGGAACTTCAGTCTCACTGTTACAG tataa
- the LOC143486770 gene encoding polymeric immunoglobulin receptor-like isoform X1, with protein MLVCVFLLYCGLQVTAGCTRMDSQEFFVSGSPGESVLLSCRCPDNHDVIKWTVGSSLQSTGRTVVSNEAGRYRGRVSIFDQTPSSNFSLLISNLSEEDTGMYWCGESTYVKLNVRGCSLSENKQHVEVSRSPGESVFLSCSCTHLNERWRGEWRVEWRSPHHEDLHSTQLSPRYSGRVQRFNEGSPENLSLLISDLTEEDSGLYSCWINHNQHRNFSLTVTDCTLSESPGAELIKYPGESVLLPCSCTDHHTKPASVKWEHLISSTESAWTEVSNGTRHHRDRVHMSHQNHPANLSLLLSNLTEEDQGTYRCTVNNNQYISIHLSIKDWGW; from the exons atgctggtgtgtgtgtttctcctctaCTGTGGACTACAGGTGACTGCAG GTTGCACCAGGATGGATTCTCAAGAATTCTTTGTCAGTGGTTCTCCAGGAGAGTCTGTACTGCTGTCCTGCCGTTGTCCAGACAACCATGACGTCATCAAATGGACCGTTGGATCTTCACTTCAGTCTACAGGTCGCACTGTGGTGTCTAATGAGGCAGGACGCTACAGGGGCAGAGTCTCCATATTTGATCAAACACCCTCCAGTAACTTCTCTCTGCTCATCTCAAACCTCAGTGAAGAAGACACAGGAATGTACTGGTGTGGAGAGTCTACCTATGTCAAACTAAACGTTAGAG gctgCAGTCTGTCAGAGAATAAGCAGCATGTTGAGGTCAGTAGATCTCCAGGAGagtctgtgttcctgtcctgCTCCTGCACTCATCTGAATGAaaggtggagaggagagtggagagTGGAGTGGAGATCACCACACCATGAAGATCTCCACTCTACTCAACTCAGTCCCCGCTACAGTGGCAGAGTTCAGAGGTTTAATGAGGGATCTCCAGAAAATCTCTCTCTGCTGATCTCAGACCTGACTGAAGAGGATAGTGGATTATATTCATGCTGGATTAATCACAATCAACACAGGAACTTCAGTCTCACTGTTACAG ACTGCACATTGTCAGAGAGTCCAGGGGCAGAACTGATCAAATACCCCGGAGAGTCTGTTCTCCTGCCCTGTTCCTGCACTGACCACCACACCAAACCTGCCAGTGTCAAATGGGAGCATCTGATCTCCAGTACTGAGTCTGCATGGACAGAGGTGTCCAACGGGACCAGACACCACAGAGACAGAGTCCACATGTCTCACCAGAACCATCCAGcaaatctctctctactcctctctaacCTGACTGAGGAAGACCAGGGAACATACAGGTGTACAGTCAACAACAACCAGTACATCAGCATCCACCTCTCCATTAAAG
- the LOC143486770 gene encoding polymeric immunoglobulin receptor-like isoform X2, whose product MLVCVFLLYCGLQVTAGCTRMDSQEFFVSGSPGESVLLSCRCPDNHDVIKWTVGSSLQSTGRTVVSNEAGRYRGRVSIFDQTPSSNFSLLISNLSEEDTGMYWCGESTYVKLNVRGCSLSENKQHVEVSRSPGESVFLSCSCTHLNERWRGEWRVEWRSPHHEDLHSTQLSPRYSGRVQRFNEGSPENLSLLISDLTEEDSGLYSCWINHNQHRNFSLTVTGTPRARGREYSKHTKGRQQERSETTDAEGADLKEDTKHRKSRTMTDREQ is encoded by the exons atgctggtgtgtgtgtttctcctctaCTGTGGACTACAGGTGACTGCAG GTTGCACCAGGATGGATTCTCAAGAATTCTTTGTCAGTGGTTCTCCAGGAGAGTCTGTACTGCTGTCCTGCCGTTGTCCAGACAACCATGACGTCATCAAATGGACCGTTGGATCTTCACTTCAGTCTACAGGTCGCACTGTGGTGTCTAATGAGGCAGGACGCTACAGGGGCAGAGTCTCCATATTTGATCAAACACCCTCCAGTAACTTCTCTCTGCTCATCTCAAACCTCAGTGAAGAAGACACAGGAATGTACTGGTGTGGAGAGTCTACCTATGTCAAACTAAACGTTAGAG gctgCAGTCTGTCAGAGAATAAGCAGCATGTTGAGGTCAGTAGATCTCCAGGAGagtctgtgttcctgtcctgCTCCTGCACTCATCTGAATGAaaggtggagaggagagtggagagTGGAGTGGAGATCACCACACCATGAAGATCTCCACTCTACTCAACTCAGTCCCCGCTACAGTGGCAGAGTTCAGAGGTTTAATGAGGGATCTCCAGAAAATCTCTCTCTGCTGATCTCAGACCTGACTGAAGAGGATAGTGGATTATATTCATGCTGGATTAATCACAATCAACACAGGAACTTCAGTCTCACTGTTACAG GTACACCAAGAGCGCGGGGAAGGGAATACAGCAAACACACTAAAGGTAGACAACAAGAACGTTCAGAGACAACCGACGCGGAGGGAGCAGACCTCAAGGAAGACACCAAACACAGAAAATCCAGGACAATGACCGACAGGGAACAATAG